Proteins from one Paraburkholderia sp. BL10I2N1 genomic window:
- the ugpE gene encoding sn-glycerol-3-phosphate ABC transporter permease UgpE — protein MIENRRAFDLFCHAVLIIGVVLVAFPVYVAFCAATMNEHQVFSVPLALAPSTHLFDNIATVWSHGSGNAASPFGRMLLNSLVMALVITIGKIAVSMLSAYAIVFFRFPFKNLSFWLIFITLMLPVEVRIFPTVQVVSSLHLSNTYAGLTLPLIASATATFLFRQFFMTLPDELMEAARIDGAGPLRFFWDIVVPLSKTNMAALFVITFIYGWNQYLWPILITSQQSMTTAVVGIRSMIASGDTATEWHLVMTATLLAMLPPLVVVLVMQRWFVRGLVDAEK, from the coding sequence GGTCGCGTTTCCGGTGTACGTCGCATTTTGTGCCGCGACGATGAATGAGCACCAGGTCTTCAGCGTGCCGCTTGCGCTCGCGCCCAGCACGCATCTGTTCGACAACATCGCGACCGTGTGGTCGCACGGCAGCGGCAACGCCGCGAGTCCGTTCGGCCGCATGCTGCTCAACAGCCTCGTGATGGCGCTCGTCATTACGATCGGCAAGATCGCTGTATCGATGCTCTCCGCTTACGCGATCGTGTTCTTCCGCTTTCCGTTCAAGAATCTTTCGTTCTGGCTGATCTTCATCACGCTGATGCTGCCGGTCGAAGTGCGTATCTTCCCGACCGTGCAGGTGGTCTCGTCGCTGCACCTGAGCAACACATACGCCGGGCTGACGCTGCCCTTGATCGCCTCGGCCACGGCAACCTTCCTGTTCCGGCAGTTCTTCATGACGCTGCCGGACGAGCTGATGGAAGCCGCGCGTATCGATGGCGCCGGGCCGCTGCGTTTCTTCTGGGACATAGTCGTGCCGCTGTCGAAGACGAACATGGCGGCGCTGTTCGTTATCACCTTCATATACGGCTGGAACCAGTATCTGTGGCCGATCCTGATCACCAGCCAGCAATCGATGACCACGGCGGTGGTCGGCATCCGGAGCATGATCGCGTCCGGCGATACGGCGACTGAATGGCATCTCGTCATGACCGCGACGCTGCTCGCGATGCTGCCGCCACTCGTCGTCGTGCTGGTGATGCAGCGCTGGTTCGTGCGTGGCCTCGTGGATGCCGAAAAATAG
- a CDS encoding sn-glycerol-3-phosphate import ATP-binding protein UgpC: MAALTLKSVKKTYDGKQFVLHGIDVDVADGEFVVMVGPSGCGKSTLLRMVAGLERISEGTISIDGKVVNTLEPKDRNIAMVFQNYALYPHMSVAQNMGYALKIGGVDRATIERRVEAAAKILELEPLLARKPRELSGGQRQRVAMGRAIVREPAVFLFDEPLSNLDARLRVQMRLEIQRLHARLATTSLYVTHDQIEAMTLARRVIVMNRGHAEQIGAPTDVYERPATVFVASFIGSPGMNLLEGRVSGDGAFFEVAGSGPKLPLAGMPGIGGALAAGREWVVGIRPEHMTPGQPGVAHVTLPVDSCELLGADNLVHGRWGKHDVTVRLPHAHRPARGEALEVALPAQRLHFFDPSTGKRIN; the protein is encoded by the coding sequence ATGGCTGCACTGACGTTGAAGAGCGTGAAAAAGACCTACGACGGCAAACAGTTCGTGCTGCACGGCATCGACGTGGATGTTGCCGACGGCGAATTCGTCGTCATGGTCGGGCCGTCAGGCTGCGGCAAGTCGACACTGCTGCGCATGGTGGCAGGACTCGAGCGCATATCCGAAGGAACGATCTCAATCGACGGCAAGGTCGTCAATACGCTCGAGCCCAAGGACCGCAACATCGCGATGGTGTTCCAGAACTACGCGCTCTATCCGCACATGAGCGTCGCGCAGAACATGGGGTACGCGCTGAAGATCGGCGGCGTGGATCGCGCGACCATCGAACGGCGCGTCGAGGCCGCGGCGAAGATTCTCGAACTCGAACCGCTGCTGGCCCGCAAGCCGCGTGAGCTGTCCGGCGGACAGCGGCAACGCGTCGCGATGGGCCGGGCGATCGTGCGCGAACCGGCAGTGTTTCTATTCGACGAGCCGCTCTCGAATCTCGACGCGCGGCTGCGGGTGCAAATGCGCCTGGAAATCCAGCGCCTGCATGCGCGGCTCGCCACGACGAGCCTCTACGTCACCCACGACCAGATCGAAGCGATGACCCTGGCCCGGCGGGTGATCGTGATGAACCGCGGCCACGCGGAGCAGATTGGCGCGCCCACCGATGTCTACGAGCGCCCGGCGACGGTGTTCGTCGCCAGTTTCATCGGCTCGCCGGGCATGAATCTGCTGGAAGGCCGCGTATCCGGCGACGGCGCGTTTTTTGAAGTGGCGGGCAGCGGGCCGAAGCTGCCGCTAGCGGGGATGCCGGGCATCGGTGGCGCACTGGCGGCTGGACGCGAGTGGGTTGTCGGCATCCGTCCCGAGCATATGACGCCCGGTCAGCCGGGCGTTGCGCACGTGACGCTCCCGGTCGACTCCTGCGAGTTGCTGGGGGCCGACAATCTGGTCCACGGTCGTTGGGGCAAGCACGACGTTACGGTCCGCCTGCCTCACGCACACCGGCCGGCGCGCGGCGAGGCGCTGGAAGTGGCGCTTCCCGCTCAACGGCTCCACTTTTTCGACCCGTCGACAGGCAAGCGCATCAATTGA